The Oncorhynchus nerka isolate Pitt River linkage group LG15, Oner_Uvic_2.0, whole genome shotgun sequence genome contains the following window.
CTACTGAATAAGCAATGTATGCACAGCTCTCTAACATAGCATGCACTAATGTGTGAAGCCTATACATTTTGGTACAAATTGGTTAGGCTACATTGCATGAGATTGCAATTCCCAGTACACTTTTTTTAAGACGCTTACATGCATGGATAGTGGCGTGAGTAGCGGTAACTGTTGATATTTCTGTATCTCTGCTTCCTCTTTCACCACCTCATTATGTAGAGAATAGTGGAAAACGAGAAAGCCAACACAGAGAAGGTCTCCAAACAGAAGGTGGATCTGCAGTCGCTCCCCACGAGGGCATATTTGGATCAGACAGTGGTGCCCATTCTTCTTCAAGGCTTATCTGTGCTGGCCAAGGAAAGGTATGTTGAAAATGTCTGTGCAGTGGCCCTGATTTTTTTCACATTTCTGCTTGACATGCTTGGAAATTTATTTGGAAAAAATGTGTAGAACAGGCAGTACTATGAAAAGGG
Protein-coding sequences here:
- the LOC115142640 gene encoding protein dpy-30 homolog isoform X2, whose translation is MEVHTPTAENPHSEYGLTDNIQRIVENEKANTEKVSKQKVDLQSLPTRAYLDQTVVPILLQGLSVLAKERPANPIEFLAAFLLKNKSQFEDRN